ATCCCAACCGTTAGAACAACCTGGAACACACCACAGGCAAACACTTGCTTCAGATTTAATTACACGAGATGAGAATCATTCAACACGCCGAAAGGCCCCTTGACGAAAGGTGATCACTGACCCTGGCTATCAAACCCATGATGTCAACTTATTTccaacacaacaaccagcTCCAAATCCCACATTGCATATAACCCCCCTTAATAAAAGAAGAACCCAGCCCCCCCTCACCGGGTatgctccctcccccgactcctagtcctcatcctcctcctccccccctcccccatcggCGACCCCGACCTCGACGGACTTTCTGTGCGTTCCCAATCAGCACCCATCCCCCTTGGTATCGCCATTGTAGGTACATACGACTTCTCTTatgcctcttcctcgctgtccctcccctcctctcctccctcggccaGGCTCTATTCAGAACACTGCTCGAGCGGTATCTACACCTTCCGCGGAGCGAGTCAGGCGTGTTGCTCCTTTTGGAAGCTTGATCGTCGTTGGGTGTGGGTTCCTCGCAATAACGCATTCGTTTCCTCCCTCGCTCTTCATCCAAGTCTGTCACGTCCACGTGTCCGAGGTTGACTTGGTAAGTGAGACCGATTCCGTTGAGGTccggggaggggcagggggttggtgggtaAGGTTTCGAAATGTcaagggggatggtggttgttgttgttgttgttgttgttgttgttgttgttgttgttgttgttgttgttgttgttgttgttgttgttgttgttgttgtcatggTTGATTTATGGGAACGGGaagtggtagtggtggtggcgacggTCTTGTCCccgaaaagggggagggtggagaggtgggttgtcatggtggttgtggtaggCGTAGTATTAGCTGGGGTATTGGGGTCAAAGTAGGTGGTGGTTCAACATCCAGGGCATTGTATCGAGTAGTAGCTGCAAAGAGGCTCTAAGCTGGGCTGCCAGCACTTAAGTGAGGTaagtaaaataaaagaagATATGCCGGAACCGAGAGAAGGGGAATAAGGGACCTGTTCAGTTGATTTATGTCCCAAATGAGGAGATTCATGATCCTGGAAGCCACGCTCCTAGACCCGGTGTGTACACTTaagtggtgtgtgtggttgcCTGACTCGAAGAGGGCCCTGCGAAGCACCACCACATGGGAAAATGATTGCAAACATCCCATAGCACCGGTAGCTAATAATCTTTTCCCCCGCGCATACGGAAAGACAGCCCTCGCAGCCGAGAAGGACTTCCGGTCCAGAGGTCATCAGAGTGAGATGGTAGTTCAGACGAATACATTCAAGGCGTGCTGAACCAAAGCGCGTAAACCAGGAGATGCCACCTCATCGGACTTGCACGGCCAAAGCGGACAAGACAAACAGAACTAGTGACGAATATGCGCCGTCATGGCGGGCAATCGGTGAGGGTTGGTCCTTGCGGGATAGCTTTGCTCAGTTTCTCCAAGGACCACCCCGAAACATAGCCCAACGTCTCAACTATTCGTGAAAacggggggaaggggggggggcatgaTCTTCAAAATATCGTACAATTCTAGCTTTGTCGACCACCGCTCAATGTGTCGCTGCCAATCTTCATACTATACGCGTGAAACAATCGAGCATCGGGAACGCGGGTATCATCGCCGAATTGACCTAATGTGGCATTCCCTTGCCACTATGACGACTCAGCCAGCTTCTGCGAGATCTCACCAATCATCTGGGTaatttccttcttctcgacagcaacagccgcatccttgagctccttACCCATCACCCTTGCCGTGACAGCACCTCTCAGGGCCTTCGCATCGGTAGTACCCGCCGCAATGAGTTCCTGAGCCACCTTGGTGATAAGCTGCTCGATTTCCTCCTTGCCGACTTCCTTGACGCTGCTCTGGGCGGTGTACTCCTCAATGATATTTTGCtggatctcctccttctcaatcaaGTCTTCTCTCCCCGCAGCCTTGAACTCAGCGACAGCATCCTGGGACTTGCGGGCCATCTTGCGGAGGAGATCGACGAGCTGGACGTCGGTCTTGATGGGCTTGTCGGTCTTGCTGGCGTTCAAGGTGGCAGCCATGACAGCACGCAAAACAGTCAGGCGGTTGGTGTCCTTGGCTCTCATGGCTCCCTTAAGATCCTCTCTAATTTTGGCGTagagtggtgatggaggcgcCTCGGTGGAATATGAGGCGCGCAAGCTGACGGAGCTGAGCCATGTTGGTGATTGCCTGAGGTTCGGGCTGGGCCGGCAGACAGCGCTGCGAAGCAGGGAGGAAGGGAGTATGGCGGCCAtttttgcttgttgttgtcgttgtcttGAAGTGAAGAtcttgtgttttttttttttttttttttttttggttgtcgttgctgctgccacggCGGATCGACCCGATCATGCACGCCAGCTGTTACGCTAGGCGATGCAGCCAATTGCTGCCCACATCCCCGCTGCAGGTGGATCTTGGTCCCCCAATGCGCTAAGACGTCACGCTGGAGATGGCTCAGATCAGCCATTGCCCTGGTGCCCCTGATGGACATCGCTGATGAAGTGGCAGAATGTGTGAATGTGTCTAGGAAATGGGCATATGGAACCATTCTATCCCTCGCTATCTTACATAACTAACGATAAGAAAGAGATTGCGATAGGTCTAGTTATGATTGGAGCCAAGCCATCGCGGAGGATCTCTGAGCACACCACGTGGCTGGCTTGAAGCATGCATTGTTTGCTACCACCATCTCCCGTTGTCGACTGTAATGGGATCTCGAGAGTGGCCATGAAGGTTATAACAAAAGAGATACTCCGTATGTCCCCAAGGGCCAGCTCAAGACTGTCGTCGCAAGAGACGACAGGGCAAATCACCTGATCTACGGCCCCCAAGCCACCAGACCCACTGCCGGGGTCGGGGCGTGCCGTTGACTTCCCCGGATGCTTGATCCCATCCATGTCACAGAGGCGGGGCCTTGGCTATCTTTTTGGGCTGGCGGCCCGGGGAGCGGGAAGTGGGAGTTGGAGTGCGGTGATGTTTGTGGAGGGTAACTGATGGGTCGTGACCCCTGGTAGGTGGGAGCTGGAACTGCCGAGTAAGCGGTGAATTCTAGACAGGATATGCGCGGCCGTTGGGCATCAAACCGTGTGATACTCGACTTGACAATGAATGGTACTGTGATGCGTGGAAAGGACGGGTGATGAGGACCCAGTCGGGCGGAACCGAGATGGAGGGACGCCTTTTTCAGGTCCCCGCCGTTTGCTTGATGAGATGGATTAAATACTAATAAAGGTAGCCAATCCTCCGCTCTGTTAATTGTACCTCAACAAACCATTCATACTAATTCTATCTTCCCTGGGCGCTTGTTTGTTTCCTGTTGTTGCCCGGCACCTCAATTGGTATGGAATCCCTCCACCTATGTCTGCCGTCCCATCCATACATATCCCACCTAACCCTCCGATGAAAATCCTTCCCCCCTGCCCGTCTACCGACCTTATACAACGAATCAATCGCTCCTTCTCTCAGATTCGCTGGCTGGCAATTGTCgggcggtgatgatgctcTTTCCCAAAGCAACAAGGCCAAAGGCCTAGACCGGGAGAGACCGGTTTGCCTAGACCTGAACACAGCAAGAACCGCGAAgattccttcctctcctcatgTTCCCTCTCCCCGGGCCCgtcccttccttttccaaaTGCAAATGCAACCAAAATGCGATGACCATTATCATTCGTGGTTCAGACGCCCCTGCCAGCTGGCAGGTATGTAAGTGGCCCTCCGAGACTGCCGTATGTGACATTACCGCCATTTCACAACCAACAACTTGGAACCTGGATGGAAACCTGGAATTCCTTCTCGATGCTCCGTCTGTCTCAATGTCGCGCTCGTTTTCTCGAATCACTCTGTCTCCCGCCtttggacgacgacggcgtgTGTGATCGGGGAATCTCGCTGTGCCGATGACTTCTACTGCTCCCTGGTTTTCGACCAATGCAGACATAGCTGCAAACATTATCATGTCAGTTATGCTCAACTCGTTACTCCCTTTCACCCGGCTTATTTTGACGAGCCAGTAACTTACACCGGAAAATAGGCCTGTGAACCAGAGTCAGTACACTCACTCGAGAACCTCGACGCCATCGACATACCTTGAACGCCGGGTTATCAGCCTCCGCCCGGGCCTGTGCTACAAGCAGCTGTATGTCGGTGTTTGACATGCTTGTTATCTTCCGGTCAGCAGGCTGTCTTCCGCAACGGTCTAGATCTGTTCTTACCCGAGACCCTGGGAGAAAGGGTACATGGCAAGAGACGATAGTAGCCGATGGGCATTTGCTCTGTTCGCAACCCCTATGTCACGATCTCTTGGATCTGTTCATGCATGCGTCAGCTCTGGCTTTGGGACACAGTTGCCCGATGGCTACCAGGGACATACCGTTGGACCACCCGCTCAGGGGAAGGGTTATCAATCGCGATTCGACTTCAACAAATCCCGCTTGTGTCATCAGAGTCTGCAATCTCAACGCTACCCTCGGATCTTTGTAGTGTTGTATGCTTTGCAAGTAGCTCTGGGACCATACTTGCAACGCATGATCTGGACCAACTTGTCAGCATCAGGCCTCGGGAACACACAAGAAATCGAAAAAGGGCACTAACTGGCTGTCAAGGTCCCGTTGTCGGACTGGGCGTTGTAGTAAATTTCGACCATTTGCTATTGTTTGGTTAACACCCATTCGCTGCCTTCGGCCTCTTGATCGACAtacacaccaaccaccaggGCGGAGCACCCGGTAGATGTCGCTCAAATAGTTTGTCCACCTGTCTACGTGGATGCCTCCCGACATCAACCTGCTATTTACCAGATCGAAATGGTTGGAGGGAAAGGTCGACCTGGTCTCATCGTTAACTTCGAATTTGGGGCGggcttgggtttgggggtgctCTCACGGACTGTTCAAGTCATCCACCTGGAAGTCTACGTTGTCGGGGATGTCCTCTGGAACCGGGTAGGGGTAGATGTCGAGTCCGATGACCTGTTGGCCAAAGTCAGTCTGGGGTCTTGCCATGGATTCTCCTACAGGTGCCGAAGCTGTCGTCTGTCACCGTTGACAAGTTCTCGCCCGAGACCCCGGATGGATAGGCTACATCTGACACAAAACATGCCATACGCACCTCGCATTCGGGATACTGCTCTGCCACTTCTATCGCCCATGCCCCGGATCCGGATCCACACTCCAAGATTCTCCGAGGCCGCGGAACGGGAGGAAATATTAATCGGTTTTCGAACACCATGTTGAACAGCTCGTGTTGGTAGTGAAGCCGCTCGATCTCGTCCTGTTCCAGCGCGGAGCACAGTCAGCCTAGAAGCCAGAGTGGCCCGTCAAGTCCCTGCTCACATCGTCCACGGGGGCGAAATAGATGCTGTTTTCGACGGCATATCTCTGAAAGTCTCTGCCGTTGAGAGTGATGACCTCGCGATAGGTGTTGTCGACCGGGACCGTTTGGAGATCGCTACACGGTGTTTAGCATATCTTGGCCTGGCAACCTTGTGGGAGCGAGTACCCTCTACCTTTCGTCCATGGTGTCGGTCTGATGGTTATGGTTTTTCCTGATGAGGCTTCTGCTACCTACCTGGAGGGAAAATTATGGGGTACAGAGGCAGCGACCACAAAAAGACAAGACTGGCAGAATTCACGTCATCAAGTATGGGGGGAAGAGGCAAGAGAAGATGGAGTCAGGTATTTCACAGACTTCATGGCATTATGCAGTCCGGAGAGTGTGGGCGGAGATATTTCTCGAACCCTGGTCCCTCGGGACTCACTTCGAGAACGGTGTCGGACCATGTGCCTCTTGCTCTGCGGCACTCGCACACGTTTGAAATGAGCAAAGCTTGCTCAGTGGACCCTCGAGGTGAACCAGGATATTCAGATTGGCCCGCCCGTCACTCTCTTGCACGCCACGATGGGTTTTGTTGATCAGGGTGCGTATCGTTGGCCGCATTATACCCATGGAACACATACGGGAGGGATCCCCTTGACCCCTGCCAGCCTTGGAACCCTGGGGCTTCCCAGAGAAGTGGGTGGGAAGCTGATTACCATAATGGGGGGA
The window above is part of the Podospora bellae-mahoneyi strain CBS 112042 chromosome 3, whole genome shotgun sequence genome. Proteins encoded here:
- a CDS encoding hypothetical protein (EggNog:ENOG503NZBH; COG:S), yielding MDESDLQTVPVDNTYREVITLNGRDFQRYAVENSIYFAPVDDDEIERLHYQHELFNMVFENRLIFPPVPRPRRILECGSGSGAWAIEVAEQYPECEVIGLDIYPYPVPEDIPDNVDFQVDDLNSP